In one Thermodesulfobium acidiphilum genomic region, the following are encoded:
- the fdnG gene encoding formate dehydrogenase-N subunit alpha gives MDKFNRRDFLKFSFASAAMMVFDGNVAVPKVAYASIPFKLKDTKVTNSVCIYCGVGCGLLVYSKGSKVVNVEGDPDNPNSEGGLCAKGSTCFSVYDSPLRLKKPMYRAPGSDKWEEKSWDWAISELVKRIKKTRDSSFIKTSNGVTVNRTEGLAMLGGASHGTDECYLFSKFARALGIVYLEHQARICHSSTVTALGPSFGRGAMTNSLIDVKNSDVIMICGGNPAENHPGSARYINICKERGGKVISVDPRFTRTSALSNIYAQIRPGTDIAFFGGLINYIIQNNKYQETYVKHYTNASYLLKPEYNFKDGYFSGWNMMSKTYNYESWAYQTGPDNKPLRDMTLQDPNCVFQKMKLHYSRYTPEVVEKVTGIKKETFLEIAKLYSSTGAPDKSGTLMYAMGLTQHTIGTQNIRAFCIIQLLLGNIGMAGGGVNAMRGETNVQGSTDMALLYNSWPGYLAAPNEKLHPNFKEYLKKITLPDCYWSNAPKFAVSMLKAWFGDAATKENDFGYDWLPKWSKPASWMYIWDNLYKNEGIKGMMIWGQNPLVSSPLGDKTGKALENLEWLMVADLFETETANFWKRPGVAPKDIKTEVFMLPVSSFVEKDGSATNTSRWLQMRYKAIEPMYESKEDMVILNKLVIGLKKQFKDDPSTPSPEGILNLTWGYGGDKYDIDSVLKEINGFEVATKKQLVSFAALKDDGSTACGCWIYSGVYPPTRNLAARRKPEKEGIGLNSEWAWSWPVNRRILYNRASCDLEGKPWNSKLTVIKWDAAQGKWTGPDVPDFLPTKAPNSPGGDAPFIMIPEGGGRLFVPSGLVKDGPFPEHYEPIEAPVKNLLSPVQNNPVAIIFKSDVDKYAPLNDPRYPHICTTYRLTEHYQSGSITRKIPILVEEMPQVFAEIDPELAKKLGIKNGDKVELESIRGKVKAQACVTSRLQPVIIDGKKFHIVGIPWHWGFVGIDPDSGKNESFSANLMTENVGDPTSEIQESKALMINLRRA, from the coding sequence ATGGACAAATTTAATCGAAGGGATTTTCTTAAGTTTTCCTTTGCTAGTGCTGCAATGATGGTATTCGATGGCAATGTAGCTGTGCCAAAGGTTGCCTATGCAAGCATACCCTTTAAACTGAAGGATACCAAGGTTACAAATTCTGTATGTATTTATTGCGGAGTTGGCTGTGGTCTTTTAGTCTATTCAAAGGGCAGTAAGGTAGTAAATGTCGAGGGAGATCCTGACAATCCGAATAGTGAAGGTGGTCTTTGTGCAAAGGGTTCTACCTGTTTTAGCGTTTACGATAGTCCACTTAGATTAAAAAAACCAATGTATAGGGCTCCTGGTTCTGACAAGTGGGAAGAGAAAAGCTGGGATTGGGCTATTTCTGAGCTTGTCAAAAGAATCAAAAAAACCAGGGATAGTTCATTTATAAAGACTTCAAACGGAGTAACTGTAAATAGAACTGAGGGACTTGCTATGCTTGGCGGAGCATCTCACGGAACAGATGAATGCTATCTGTTTTCTAAGTTTGCCAGGGCGCTGGGCATTGTATATTTGGAGCATCAGGCAAGAATTTGTCACTCTTCTACTGTTACTGCCTTGGGGCCAAGCTTTGGTAGAGGGGCAATGACAAATTCCCTGATAGACGTAAAAAATTCTGATGTGATCATGATATGTGGTGGAAATCCTGCCGAAAATCATCCTGGCAGTGCGAGATACATTAATATATGTAAAGAACGCGGTGGAAAAGTCATTTCTGTGGATCCTCGATTTACTAGAACTTCTGCACTTTCAAATATCTATGCACAAATAAGGCCTGGAACTGATATAGCCTTTTTCGGAGGTTTGATAAACTACATTATTCAGAATAATAAATACCAGGAAACTTATGTAAAACACTATACAAACGCTTCTTATCTTTTAAAGCCTGAATACAACTTTAAGGATGGATACTTTTCAGGATGGAATATGATGAGCAAAACGTATAATTATGAAAGCTGGGCTTATCAAACCGGACCAGATAATAAGCCTTTAAGAGATATGACCCTTCAAGATCCAAATTGCGTGTTTCAAAAAATGAAATTGCATTATTCCAGGTATACGCCTGAAGTTGTAGAAAAGGTTACAGGTATAAAAAAAGAGACATTCCTTGAAATAGCAAAGTTATATAGCTCAACTGGTGCGCCAGATAAATCTGGCACATTGATGTATGCGATGGGATTAACTCAGCATACAATTGGTACACAAAACATCAGAGCTTTTTGTATTATTCAACTTTTGTTAGGGAACATAGGTATGGCTGGTGGTGGAGTGAATGCTATGAGAGGGGAGACCAATGTCCAGGGTTCTACTGATATGGCTCTTCTTTATAACTCATGGCCTGGTTATTTGGCCGCTCCCAACGAGAAACTTCATCCAAATTTTAAAGAGTATCTAAAAAAAATCACACTTCCTGATTGTTATTGGTCTAATGCACCAAAATTTGCTGTTAGCATGCTTAAGGCCTGGTTTGGAGACGCAGCTACAAAAGAAAATGATTTTGGCTATGATTGGCTTCCAAAGTGGTCCAAACCAGCTTCATGGATGTATATCTGGGATAATCTGTATAAAAATGAGGGGATAAAGGGAATGATGATCTGGGGGCAAAATCCACTAGTATCAAGCCCTCTTGGTGATAAAACTGGTAAAGCTTTAGAAAACCTTGAGTGGCTTATGGTTGCAGATCTTTTTGAAACTGAGACTGCAAATTTCTGGAAGAGGCCTGGAGTAGCTCCAAAAGACATAAAAACTGAAGTCTTTATGTTACCAGTTTCATCGTTTGTTGAAAAGGACGGTTCAGCTACTAATACTTCTAGATGGCTTCAAATGAGATATAAGGCAATAGAACCTATGTATGAATCAAAAGAAGATATGGTTATTTTAAATAAGCTGGTTATTGGTCTAAAAAAACAGTTTAAAGACGATCCTTCTACTCCTTCACCTGAAGGCATACTTAACTTAACATGGGGTTATGGTGGAGATAAGTATGATATCGATTCTGTTTTAAAAGAGATTAATGGTTTTGAGGTTGCTACAAAAAAACAGTTAGTTAGCTTTGCTGCTCTTAAGGATGATGGATCTACAGCATGTGGTTGTTGGATATATTCAGGAGTGTACCCACCGACTAGAAATTTAGCCGCAAGAAGAAAACCTGAAAAAGAGGGAATAGGGCTTAACTCTGAATGGGCATGGTCATGGCCTGTAAATAGAAGAATTCTTTATAATAGGGCTAGCTGTGATCTTGAGGGTAAACCCTGGAATTCAAAACTAACTGTTATTAAATGGGATGCTGCCCAAGGAAAATGGACAGGTCCAGATGTACCAGATTTTCTTCCAACAAAGGCACCTAATTCTCCAGGTGGAGATGCCCCTTTTATTATGATACCTGAAGGTGGAGGAAGGCTCTTTGTGCCTTCAGGGCTGGTTAAAGATGGTCCCTTTCCTGAACACTATGAACCCATTGAGGCTCCTGTGAAAAATCTTTTAAGTCCTGTACAAAATAATCCTGTAGCTATAATTTTCAAATCAGATGTTGATAAGTACGCTCCTTTAAACGATCCAAGATATCCACATATATGTACTACTTATAGATTGACTGAACACTATCAAAGTGGAAGTATAACCAGGAAGATCCCGATTTTGGTTGAAGAAATGCCACAGGTATTTGCTGAAATAGATCCTGAATTAGCAAAGAAACTTGGAATTAAAAATGGAGATAAAGTGGAGCTTGAATCTATTAGAGGAAAAGTAAAGGCTCAGGCATGTGTAACATCCAGATTGCAACCAGTTATAATTGATGGCAAAAAGTTTCATATAGTAGGCATACCATGGCATTGGGGTTTTGTAGGAATCGATCCTGACAGTGGTAAAAATGAATCTTTTTCAGCAAATCTCATGACTGAAAACGTAGGAGATCCGACCTCTGAGATCCAGGAATCAAAAGCTTTGATGATTAACTTGAGGAGGGCTTAA
- the fdhE gene encoding formate dehydrogenase accessory protein FdhE: MNLIKFVEKYPILESVVEFWNQYYSCREKLLAKIKDFIPEESIDTEEFKKVFNEGRAYLDLFELKIYKKDLNFLAKIVKDDFGIKGKVKFDERNLPIFDKLTLSEDKIGFIKLIVYSTIYSYVGEILSKGCSLVKWYEPICPVCGSRAGLGFIEGDGKKSLICSTCYTRWGHRRTVCPVCADEEQKSMRYYSADELPGWRVEVCEACGMYLKVLDLREKNEDIPLYPLLYLSSWDLDVSVKDLNFKPSWFKIFYAASWISK; the protein is encoded by the coding sequence ATGAATTTAATAAAGTTTGTTGAAAAGTATCCAATATTAGAGTCTGTAGTAGAATTTTGGAATCAATATTATTCTTGTAGAGAAAAGTTATTGGCAAAAATAAAAGATTTTATACCTGAAGAAAGTATTGATACAGAAGAATTTAAAAAGGTATTTAACGAAGGAAGAGCCTATTTGGATTTGTTTGAATTAAAAATATATAAAAAAGATTTAAATTTTCTAGCAAAAATTGTAAAAGACGATTTTGGAATTAAGGGAAAAGTAAAGTTTGATGAAAGAAATTTACCAATATTTGATAAACTAACTTTATCTGAGGATAAAATTGGTTTTATAAAGTTAATAGTCTACTCTACTATTTACTCTTACGTTGGCGAAATACTTTCTAAAGGATGTAGTCTTGTAAAATGGTATGAGCCAATTTGTCCTGTTTGTGGATCAAGAGCTGGCCTAGGCTTTATTGAAGGAGATGGAAAAAAAAGTTTGATATGTTCAACCTGTTATACGAGATGGGGACACAGAAGGACAGTTTGTCCAGTGTGTGCCGATGAAGAGCAAAAGTCAATGAGGTATTATAGTGCAGATGAGCTCCCTGGATGGAGAGTAGAGGTTTGTGAGGCTTGTGGGATGTATTTAAAGGTGCTGGATTTGAGGGAAAAAAATGAGGATATACCTCTTTATCCCTTGCTTTATTTATCCAGCTGGGATTTAGACGTTTCGGTAAAAGACTTAAATTTTAAACCCTCATGGTTTAAGATTTTTTATGCTGCTTCCTGGATCAGCAAATAA
- a CDS encoding formate dehydrogenase subunit gamma translates to MAVKKIEKHKKNTRIFHWLHLITFIIMLWTGVSLLYPWANVLGMTFGSLRNAAFIHKYLGWFYVILPIIYVSWNFKLFSNFFKTISTFTPEDKKWLSVLGGYLHPIIKVDEVPPQGKYNAGQKLLGWIIIVFSILLGITGLIMFYYALFPGLLVRMAIMIHVFCGTFLGAAVIVHFYLAAINPTSNKELGTMLGSGMIEEDYVKHHNALWYEELKKS, encoded by the coding sequence GTGGCTGTAAAAAAGATTGAGAAGCATAAAAAAAATACAAGAATTTTTCACTGGTTGCATCTAATAACCTTTATAATTATGCTTTGGACAGGAGTTTCTTTGCTTTATCCCTGGGCAAATGTTCTTGGCATGACTTTTGGGAGCCTTAGAAACGCAGCATTTATTCATAAATATCTTGGATGGTTTTATGTGATTCTTCCGATAATTTATGTTTCCTGGAACTTCAAGTTGTTTTCTAACTTTTTTAAAACAATTAGTACTTTTACGCCTGAAGATAAAAAATGGCTTTCTGTGTTGGGAGGATATTTGCATCCTATTATAAAGGTAGATGAAGTTCCGCCACAGGGGAAATATAATGCTGGACAAAAGCTCTTAGGTTGGATAATAATAGTTTTTTCAATTTTACTCGGTATAACAGGATTGATAATGTTTTATTATGCACTTTTCCCTGGGCTACTTGTTCGCATGGCTATAATGATTCACGTATTTTGTGGTACATTCTTGGGGGCTGCAGTAATAGTACATTTTTACTTAGCTGCAATTAATCCTACATCAAATAAAGAGTTGGGAACAATGCTTGGAAGCGGTATGATAGAAGAAGATTATGTGAAGCATCACAATGCTCTATGGTATGAGGAGTTGAAAAAATCTTAA
- a CDS encoding 4Fe-4S dicluster domain-containing protein has product MERVAYMYDSSKCMGCRGCQSICKEWNDQKTDPTTFNGVYTNPPSLNPDTRMIIKFYDTFTPDPNFNFLKYQCFHCGDPACVKACPSGALFQAENGIVAFDENKCIACGYCHSACPFGIPQIGKVINKCDMCYSRVMEGSDSDKTSIPACVKSCPAGALYFGKRSDLVEQGKKRVEVLKNKGYTEANLYGENILGGLGVLAILKYSPEKYGLPKEPVFPSDIGLWKGILHPLGVIMLGGAAGLVVLHRALNLGKKGGEQ; this is encoded by the coding sequence ATGGAAAGAGTGGCCTATATGTATGATTCTTCTAAATGTATGGGTTGTAGAGGATGTCAGAGCATCTGTAAGGAATGGAACGATCAAAAAACCGATCCTACAACATTTAATGGGGTATATACCAATCCACCAAGTCTAAATCCTGATACGAGAATGATTATAAAATTTTATGATACCTTTACTCCAGATCCAAATTTCAATTTTTTGAAATATCAATGTTTTCACTGTGGTGACCCAGCATGTGTAAAGGCATGTCCTAGTGGCGCATTGTTTCAAGCTGAAAATGGAATAGTAGCTTTTGATGAAAATAAGTGTATAGCATGCGGATACTGTCACAGCGCATGTCCCTTTGGAATTCCTCAGATTGGAAAAGTTATAAATAAATGTGATATGTGTTATTCTAGAGTTATGGAAGGTTCTGACTCTGATAAGACTTCTATCCCAGCATGTGTAAAGAGTTGCCCTGCGGGAGCGCTTTATTTCGGAAAAAGAAGTGATTTAGTTGAGCAAGGTAAAAAAAGAGTTGAGGTTTTAAAAAATAAAGGATATACAGAAGCAAATCTTTATGGGGAAAATATTCTTGGAGGACTTGGAGTTCTTGCTATATTGAAATATTCTCCTGAAAAATATGGTCTTCCTAAAGAACCTGTATTTCCTAGTGACATTGGTTTGTGGAAAGGAATATTGCATCCTCTAGGTGTAATAATGTTAGGAGGCGCGGCTGGCCTGGTTGTACTTCATAGAGCGCTTAACCTGGGGAAAAAGGGAGGTGAACAGTAG
- the fdnG gene encoding formate dehydrogenase-N subunit alpha: MGKLRRRDFLKLTFAGAAAMVMDGNIAVPARASVKPFKLKDTKVSPSVCIYCGVGCGLLVYAKDGKVVNIEGDPDNPNNEGGLCAKGATSYNVYVNPLRLKRPMYRAPGSDKWEEKSWDWTINEVAKRILKTRNETFVREVGGVPVNRTDGLVQLGGASHDTDECYLLSKFARSLGIVYLEHQARIUHSSTVTSLGPSFGRGAMTNPLTDVKNSDVIMICGGNPAENHPAIARYINMCKDSGGVVISVDPRFTRTSSISDIYSPIRPGTDIVFFGGLINYIIQNKKYQEVYLKNYTNASWLLNPEFDFKDGHFSGWDEAKKMYNYATWGFQTGPDKKVLKDMTLQDPNCVFQRLAKHYSRYTPEVVESVAGMKKETFLKIAEIYSSTGAPDKSGCLIYAMGLTQHTIGTQNIRAFCIIQLLLGNMGMAGGGVNAMRGEANVQGSTDMGLLFHTLPGYLPSPNEKLHPNLQEFIKKSIAPDSYWVNAPKFIVSMLKAWYGDAATKENNFGYDWLPKWSKPASWMHIWDNLYKNEGIKGMMIWGQNPLISSPFAEKTGKALENLEWLMIADLFETETSNFWRRPGADTKNIKTEVFLLPVASMVEKDGSATNTSRWLQMRYKAVEPLYECREDSVILHDLIHKIKDLVKSDPSTPNSEAILNLTWNYGGHNHSAEEVFKEINGFEVTTKKQVPGFAALKDDGTTASGCWIYSGMYPPTGNLAKRRKPEKTGLGLNPEWGWAWPVNRRILYNRAGCDLEGNPWNPEKYVIKWDAAQKKWVGRDVPDFLPTKAPTDVGGTLPFIMLTGGQGRLFVPGGIVKDGPFPEHYEPIESPVENKVNPIQNNPIALIFKSNIDKYAPLHDPKYPYICTTYRVAEHYQSGAITRKIPITVEAMPQVFAEIDPELAKELGIKDGDNVELESIRGKVKAKACVTTRVQPMIINGKKYHVVGIPWNWGFVGIDPDSGKDESFAANLVTENVGDPTSLIPESKALMINLRRA; the protein is encoded by the coding sequence ATGGGGAAGCTTAGAAGGAGGGACTTCTTAAAGCTTACATTTGCTGGGGCTGCGGCAATGGTTATGGATGGTAATATTGCTGTGCCTGCAAGGGCTTCTGTAAAGCCTTTTAAGTTAAAAGATACTAAAGTAAGTCCTTCAGTATGTATTTACTGTGGCGTTGGCTGCGGACTATTGGTTTATGCAAAAGATGGCAAGGTAGTAAACATCGAGGGTGATCCTGATAATCCTAACAATGAAGGCGGTCTATGCGCAAAGGGAGCAACATCTTATAACGTTTACGTTAATCCGCTTAGATTGAAAAGGCCAATGTATAGGGCTCCAGGTTCAGACAAATGGGAGGAAAAGAGCTGGGATTGGACTATCAATGAGGTTGCAAAGAGAATTTTAAAAACAAGAAATGAAACTTTCGTTAGAGAAGTTGGAGGAGTTCCAGTAAATAGAACTGATGGACTTGTCCAACTTGGAGGAGCATCTCACGATACTGATGAATGCTATCTTCTATCTAAGTTTGCAAGATCACTTGGAATTGTCTATCTCGAACACCAGGCACGTATATGACACTCTTCTACAGTGACCAGTTTAGGTCCTAGTTTTGGAAGAGGTGCAATGACGAATCCTTTGACTGATGTAAAAAATTCTGATGTTATTATGATTTGTGGGGGTAATCCTGCTGAAAATCACCCAGCTATAGCAAGATATATAAATATGTGTAAAGATTCAGGTGGAGTAGTAATATCTGTAGATCCAAGGTTTACGAGGACTTCTTCTATTTCAGATATTTATTCGCCAATAAGACCGGGAACCGATATTGTATTTTTTGGTGGATTGATTAACTACATAATTCAAAACAAAAAATATCAAGAAGTTTATCTTAAAAATTACACTAATGCTTCATGGTTATTAAATCCTGAATTTGATTTCAAAGATGGTCATTTTTCTGGTTGGGACGAGGCAAAAAAGATGTACAATTATGCAACCTGGGGATTTCAAACAGGACCGGATAAGAAGGTCTTGAAAGACATGACCCTCCAAGATCCAAATTGTGTATTCCAAAGGCTTGCAAAACACTATTCCAGATATACGCCAGAAGTAGTAGAAAGTGTTGCTGGGATGAAAAAAGAAACTTTTTTAAAGATTGCTGAAATCTATTCTTCTACAGGAGCACCAGATAAGTCTGGGTGTTTGATTTATGCTATGGGACTAACTCAACACACTATTGGTACACAAAACATCAGGGCTTTTTGTATAATTCAACTTTTACTTGGTAATATGGGTATGGCTGGTGGTGGAGTAAATGCAATGAGAGGGGAGGCTAACGTACAGGGTTCTACTGATATGGGACTTTTGTTTCACACTCTGCCAGGTTATTTGCCTTCGCCAAACGAAAAGCTTCATCCAAACTTACAGGAATTTATTAAGAAATCAATCGCACCTGATAGCTATTGGGTTAACGCTCCGAAGTTTATTGTAAGTATGTTGAAAGCATGGTATGGGGATGCAGCTACAAAGGAAAATAATTTTGGGTACGATTGGTTACCAAAGTGGTCAAAGCCAGCTTCCTGGATGCACATATGGGATAATTTATATAAAAATGAAGGGATCAAAGGTATGATGATCTGGGGGCAAAATCCATTGATATCCAGCCCCTTTGCCGAAAAAACTGGTAAGGCTCTCGAGAATTTAGAATGGTTAATGATAGCAGATTTATTCGAGACTGAAACTTCTAATTTCTGGAGGAGGCCAGGTGCTGATACAAAGAATATTAAAACAGAAGTATTTTTGCTACCTGTGGCATCTATGGTAGAAAAAGATGGTTCAGCTACGAATACTTCCAGATGGCTTCAGATGAGATATAAAGCAGTTGAACCTCTTTATGAATGCAGAGAGGATTCTGTAATATTGCACGATCTTATTCATAAAATAAAAGACCTTGTAAAATCTGATCCGTCTACACCTAATTCTGAAGCAATTCTTAATTTAACATGGAATTATGGCGGGCATAATCATAGCGCAGAAGAAGTATTTAAAGAGATTAACGGTTTTGAGGTGACTACCAAAAAGCAAGTTCCTGGTTTTGCTGCTTTAAAAGATGACGGAACTACGGCTAGCGGGTGTTGGATATATTCTGGCATGTATCCTCCTACTGGGAATCTTGCGAAGAGAAGAAAGCCAGAAAAAACTGGATTGGGACTTAATCCTGAATGGGGTTGGGCATGGCCCGTAAATAGAAGAATTTTATATAATAGAGCGGGATGCGATCTGGAAGGTAATCCATGGAATCCGGAAAAATACGTTATAAAATGGGATGCTGCACAGAAGAAGTGGGTAGGAAGAGATGTGCCTGATTTCTTGCCTACAAAGGCTCCAACAGATGTTGGAGGAACGCTGCCCTTTATCATGCTTACTGGTGGACAAGGGAGATTATTTGTTCCTGGTGGTATAGTTAAAGATGGACCATTTCCTGAACATTATGAACCAATCGAATCTCCTGTTGAAAATAAAGTAAATCCTATACAAAATAATCCTATAGCTTTGATATTTAAATCAAATATAGATAAATATGCACCACTTCACGATCCAAAATATCCATATATTTGTACTACGTATAGAGTTGCAGAACATTATCAATCTGGTGCAATAACAAGAAAGATACCTATAACTGTGGAAGCTATGCCACAAGTTTTTGCCGAGATAGATCCTGAACTTGCAAAGGAACTTGGTATCAAAGACGGTGATAATGTTGAGCTTGAGTCCATAAGGGGTAAGGTTAAAGCAAAGGCTTGTGTTACAACCAGAGTTCAGCCTATGATAATAAATGGTAAAAAGTACCATGTGGTTGGAATTCCATGGAACTGGGGCTTTGTGGGTATAGATCCAGATAGTGGTAAAGACGAATCTTTTGCTGCAAATCTTGTGACAGAAAATGTAGGAGATCCGACAAGTCTTATTCCAGAATCCAAAGCTTTGATGATTAATTTGAGGAGGGCCTAA
- a CDS encoding dihydrolipoyl dehydrogenase family protein, with product MENKFDAIIIGAGPAGYECALYLGDRGKSVCLVEKSEEKIGGTCLNEGCIPVKSLVESAHLIHRMREYKSIFNIDFSIDYSNAIKLLEDQKYQLRQGVISRLKKSGVKMIFGEGRLAGYDVIRIGNVDYFANNIVLSTGSYPKSLPGLTIDENKIISSSGLLKLGSLPKDFLIVGGGYVGCEFASLLNYFGSNVTIVEFLPKIMGLEDDEVSRTLLREFKKRNISVNTSSEIVNIQNKDEKLLVSFKNRQNNLVKDIFVDVILVSVGRVPNTKYLNLEVINAKTERDFIITEKDFSIDNSSVYAVGDIIKTPMLANVATREGIAVAKKILGETENINYELLPRVVFTDPGVGCIGFTEEDLKSKVIPYKTYKAFFKGNGKALIMGQNSGFFKALTSDEGTIIGAMFIGPMAYELVHIMAVAMKSKVNITELRDIIYGHPTISEIVFSAII from the coding sequence TTGGAAAATAAATTTGACGCGATCATTATAGGTGCTGGTCCAGCTGGCTATGAGTGTGCGCTTTATTTAGGTGATAGAGGGAAAAGTGTATGCTTGGTAGAAAAATCTGAAGAAAAGATTGGCGGGACATGCCTGAATGAGGGATGTATTCCTGTAAAATCATTGGTTGAAAGTGCTCATTTAATTCACAGAATGAGAGAATACAAGAGTATTTTCAACATAGATTTTAGCATTGATTATTCGAATGCGATTAAGCTTTTAGAGGATCAAAAGTATCAATTAAGACAGGGAGTAATTTCAAGACTGAAAAAATCAGGTGTTAAAATGATTTTTGGGGAAGGAAGACTAGCTGGTTATGATGTTATAAGGATTGGCAACGTTGATTATTTTGCTAACAATATAGTTTTATCGACCGGATCATACCCAAAGAGTCTTCCTGGTTTGACTATTGACGAAAACAAGATTATTTCGAGTAGCGGCCTTTTAAAGTTGGGAAGTTTACCAAAAGATTTTCTTATTGTAGGTGGTGGTTACGTAGGTTGTGAGTTTGCTTCATTGCTAAATTATTTCGGTTCAAACGTTACAATTGTAGAATTTTTACCTAAGATAATGGGTTTAGAAGATGATGAGGTTTCGCGTACTCTTCTGAGAGAATTTAAAAAGAGAAATATATCTGTGAACACGAGTTCAGAGATTGTCAATATTCAAAACAAAGATGAAAAGCTGCTGGTTAGTTTTAAAAATAGGCAAAATAATTTAGTTAAAGATATTTTTGTAGATGTTATATTAGTTTCTGTGGGAAGAGTACCCAATACAAAATATCTGAATTTAGAAGTAATTAATGCAAAAACCGAAAGAGATTTCATAATTACAGAGAAGGACTTTAGCATAGATAACAGCAGTGTATATGCTGTAGGAGATATTATAAAAACCCCAATGCTGGCCAACGTGGCTACCAGAGAGGGGATAGCTGTTGCTAAAAAAATACTTGGCGAAACTGAAAATATTAACTATGAATTATTACCAAGAGTGGTATTTACAGATCCGGGTGTAGGATGTATTGGATTCACTGAAGAGGATTTAAAGTCAAAAGTGATTCCTTATAAAACTTATAAAGCATTTTTTAAGGGTAATGGGAAAGCCCTTATTATGGGCCAAAATTCTGGTTTTTTTAAAGCACTTACTTCGGATGAGGGGACTATAATTGGTGCTATGTTTATTGGTCCTATGGCATATGAGCTAGTTCATATTATGGCAGTAGCAATGAAAAGTAAAGTCAATATTACAGAACTAAGGGATATAATTTATGGTCACCCAACGATATCTGAAATAGTTTTTAGCGCTATAATATAG
- the lipA gene encoding lipoyl synthase produces the protein MVLKKKPVWLHKRVCQRTENYTRTLLKDLELNTVCEEARCPNISECFSNRHATFLIMGDVCTRSCEFCNVKKAKDKNLLKPLDPYEPERLAQAVERLNLSHVIITSPTRDDVFDGGALHFANTIKAIRNLIPDVTIEVLVPDFKGNIDSIKTVIDLKPEIFGHNLETVPRLYAIRKGASFETSLYVLENAKKLSQNIFTKTGIMLGLGETMDELKELFDKLIKIKCDFISIGQYLRPSLKNIDVYEYVHPDKFEEIGEIARSFGFKHVESAPYVRSSYNAQKYLSCGRN, from the coding sequence ATGGTATTGAAAAAGAAACCTGTGTGGCTTCATAAGAGAGTTTGTCAAAGAACAGAGAATTATACAAGAACCTTGTTAAAAGACTTAGAGTTAAATACTGTTTGTGAAGAAGCAAGATGTCCTAATATATCAGAATGTTTTAGTAATAGACATGCTACTTTTCTAATAATGGGTGATGTGTGTACGAGATCTTGTGAATTTTGTAATGTGAAAAAAGCTAAAGATAAAAATTTATTAAAACCATTAGATCCATATGAACCAGAAAGATTAGCTCAGGCCGTAGAAAGATTGAATCTTTCTCATGTGATAATCACATCCCCTACTAGAGATGATGTTTTTGATGGCGGAGCCCTTCACTTTGCTAATACTATTAAGGCTATAAGAAATCTTATTCCAGATGTTACAATCGAAGTTTTAGTACCAGATTTCAAGGGAAATATTGATTCGATTAAAACAGTAATTGACTTAAAGCCTGAGATTTTTGGCCATAATCTGGAAACTGTTCCAAGACTTTACGCCATTAGAAAGGGTGCTTCATTTGAAACGTCTTTATATGTATTAGAAAATGCTAAAAAATTATCTCAAAATATTTTTACAAAGACAGGTATAATGCTTGGGTTAGGGGAAACGATGGATGAATTGAAGGAACTTTTTGATAAACTTATAAAAATTAAGTGTGATTTTATTAGTATAGGACAATATTTAAGGCCTAGCTTAAAGAATATTGATGTTTATGAATATGTTCATCCAGACAAATTTGAAGAAATTGGGGAGATTGCAAGAAGTTTTGGTTTTAAACATGTAGAAAGCGCTCCGTATGTAAGAAGCTCTTATAACGCACAAAAATATTTATCTTGTGGGAGAAATTGA